The following proteins come from a genomic window of Triticum aestivum cultivar Chinese Spring chromosome 6A, IWGSC CS RefSeq v2.1, whole genome shotgun sequence:
- the LOC123128238 gene encoding uncharacterized protein isoform X5, which yields MCSQAPKSLDLDLDLDPSPVPRSLDLDPESQPCPGVTTTAELPDEAENPCLSRFRHRRLLAFLSRQRYDVAFNGLMLQASEPFCLERLQGLVRKGLWEDAIDYLDGFLPAGPRSLHAHAFRNFLLMHHYLASIAAGDESAMDKLRAHHWMQHVVDAWKTKANHTFPRVMAQALLSSEQLRASMDWDGVRREAAYILSRLASRTPELNRPLTLPTCYTKPHQVLPIDVASGLCRRRRVKEQRPHLQPAAVARAILFRGSQRYTRSLANSSFEFIENAKEWFATIMDESLRAGSGKATSLLQQIMKEGAPVAPVSLISPAKSSGTSSLTNAGAPVSSVCQTLNMTRDAENYGISSVTSPGPEKSQEGACGGFNPRKNPRAELATIDEYLDSKRQRTTGTFGEASMVPVNEVWAEAH from the exons ATGTGCTCCCAAGCCCCCAAATCCCTAGACCTAGACCTCGACCTCGACCCCTCCCCAGTCCCCAGATCCCTAGACCTCGACCCCGAATCCCAACCCTGCCCCGGCGTGACGACGACGGCCGAGCTCCCCGACGAAGCGGAGAACCCCTGCTTGTCGCGGTTTCGCCACCGGCGACTCCTCGCCTTCCTCTCGCGCCAGCGCTACGATGTCGCCTTCAACGG GCTGATGCTACAGGCGAGTGAGCCCTTCTGCTTGGAGCGTCTGCAGGGGCTCGTGAGGAAGGGCCTGTGGGAGGATGCCATCGACTACCTTGATGGCTTCCTGCCTGCCGGCCCCAGGAGCCTCCACGCCCACGCCTTCCGCAACTTCCTCTTGATGCACCACTACTTGGCCAGCATCGCCGCCGGGGATGAGTCCGCCATGGACAAGCTCCGGGCCCACCATTGGATGCAACACGTCGTTGATGCCTGGAAAACGAAAGCGAACCACACATTTCCTCGTGTCATGGCCCAAGCCCTGCTCTCGTCGGAGCAGCTCCG GGCGTCCATGGACTGGGATGGAGTGAGGAGGGAGGCTGCGTACATCCTCTCCAGGTTAGCTTCGAGGACCCCAGAGCTCAACAGGCCGCTCACATTGCCGACTTGCTACACCAAGCCGCACCAAGTGCTTCCCATTGACGTTGCCTCTGG ATtgtgcaggcggcggcgcgtgAAGGAACAGCGTCCCCATCTACAACCAGCTGCTGTTGCCAGGGCCATCCTTTTCAGGGGGAG TCAGCGTTACACAAGatctctagccaactcaagtttcG AATTcattgagaatgcaaaggaatggTTTGCGACTATCATGG ATGAAAGCTTACGAGCTGGTTCAGGTAAAGCGACTTCCCTGCTCCAACAAATTATGAAGGAAG GTGCTCCTGTTGCTCCAGTTTCACTGATAAGTCCTGCTAAAAGTTCTGGTACCTCGTCATTGACAAATGCAG GTGCTCCTGTTTCTTCAGTGTGCCAGACTCTGAACATGACAAGAGACGCTGAAAACTATGGTATCTCATCAGTGACAAGTCCAG GCCCAGAAAAGAGTCAAGAAGGTGCCTGCGGTGGTTTCAATCCCAGAAAGAATCCACGGGCAGAATTGGCAACTATTGATGAATATTTGGATTCAAAAAGGCAACGTACTACTGGGACTTTTGGGGAAGCAAGTATG GTGCCGGTGAATGAAGTTTGGGCTGAAGCTCACTAG
- the LOC123128238 gene encoding uncharacterized protein isoform X6 — MCSQAPKSLDLDLDLDPSPVPRSLDLDPESQPCPGVTTTAELPDEAENPCLSRFRHRRLLAFLSRQRYDVAFNGLMLQASEPFCLERLQGLVRKGLWEDAIDYLDGFLPAGPRSLHAHAFRNFLLMHHYLASIAAGDESAMDKLRAHHWMQHVVDAWKTKANHTFPRVMAQALLSSEQLRASMDWDGVRREAAYILSRLASRTPELNRPLTLPTCYTKPHQVLPIDVASGLCRRRRVKEQRPHLQPAAVARAILFRGSQRYTRSLANSSFEFIENAKEWFATIMDESLRAGSGAPVAPVSLISPAKSSGTSSLTNAVLAGAPVSSVCQTLNMTRDAENYGISSVTSPGPEKSQEGACGGFNPRKNPRAELATIDEYLDSKRQRTTGTFGEASMVPVNEVWAEAH, encoded by the exons ATGTGCTCCCAAGCCCCCAAATCCCTAGACCTAGACCTCGACCTCGACCCCTCCCCAGTCCCCAGATCCCTAGACCTCGACCCCGAATCCCAACCCTGCCCCGGCGTGACGACGACGGCCGAGCTCCCCGACGAAGCGGAGAACCCCTGCTTGTCGCGGTTTCGCCACCGGCGACTCCTCGCCTTCCTCTCGCGCCAGCGCTACGATGTCGCCTTCAACGG GCTGATGCTACAGGCGAGTGAGCCCTTCTGCTTGGAGCGTCTGCAGGGGCTCGTGAGGAAGGGCCTGTGGGAGGATGCCATCGACTACCTTGATGGCTTCCTGCCTGCCGGCCCCAGGAGCCTCCACGCCCACGCCTTCCGCAACTTCCTCTTGATGCACCACTACTTGGCCAGCATCGCCGCCGGGGATGAGTCCGCCATGGACAAGCTCCGGGCCCACCATTGGATGCAACACGTCGTTGATGCCTGGAAAACGAAAGCGAACCACACATTTCCTCGTGTCATGGCCCAAGCCCTGCTCTCGTCGGAGCAGCTCCG GGCGTCCATGGACTGGGATGGAGTGAGGAGGGAGGCTGCGTACATCCTCTCCAGGTTAGCTTCGAGGACCCCAGAGCTCAACAGGCCGCTCACATTGCCGACTTGCTACACCAAGCCGCACCAAGTGCTTCCCATTGACGTTGCCTCTGG ATtgtgcaggcggcggcgcgtgAAGGAACAGCGTCCCCATCTACAACCAGCTGCTGTTGCCAGGGCCATCCTTTTCAGGGGGAG TCAGCGTTACACAAGatctctagccaactcaagtttcG AATTcattgagaatgcaaaggaatggTTTGCGACTATCATGG ATGAAAGCTTACGAGCTGGTTCAG GTGCTCCTGTTGCTCCAGTTTCACTGATAAGTCCTGCTAAAAGTTCTGGTACCTCGTCATTGACAAATGCAG TCCTTGCAGGTGCTCCTGTTTCTTCAGTGTGCCAGACTCTGAACATGACAAGAGACGCTGAAAACTATGGTATCTCATCAGTGACAAGTCCAG GCCCAGAAAAGAGTCAAGAAGGTGCCTGCGGTGGTTTCAATCCCAGAAAGAATCCACGGGCAGAATTGGCAACTATTGATGAATATTTGGATTCAAAAAGGCAACGTACTACTGGGACTTTTGGGGAAGCAAGTATG GTGCCGGTGAATGAAGTTTGGGCTGAAGCTCACTAG
- the LOC123128238 gene encoding uncharacterized protein isoform X3, with amino-acid sequence MCSQAPKSLDLDLDLDPSPVPRSLDLDPESQPCPGVTTTAELPDEAENPCLSRFRHRRLLAFLSRQRYDVAFNGLMLQASEPFCLERLQGLVRKGLWEDAIDYLDGFLPAGPRSLHAHAFRNFLLMHHYLASIAAGDESAMDKLRAHHWMQHVVDAWKTKANHTFPRVMAQALLSSEQLRASMDWDGVRREAAYILSRLASRTPELNRPLTLPTCYTKPHQVLPIDVASGLCRRRRVKEQRPHLQPAAVARAILFRGSQRYTRSLANSSFEFIENAKEWFATIMDESLRAGSGAPVAPVSLISPAKSSGTSSLTNAEITKLCIKGLYAPLLLILDGLGAPVSSVCQTLNMTRDAENYGISSVTSPGPEKSQEGACGGFNPRKNPRAELATIDEYLDSKRQRTTGTFGEASMVPVNEVWAEAH; translated from the exons ATGTGCTCCCAAGCCCCCAAATCCCTAGACCTAGACCTCGACCTCGACCCCTCCCCAGTCCCCAGATCCCTAGACCTCGACCCCGAATCCCAACCCTGCCCCGGCGTGACGACGACGGCCGAGCTCCCCGACGAAGCGGAGAACCCCTGCTTGTCGCGGTTTCGCCACCGGCGACTCCTCGCCTTCCTCTCGCGCCAGCGCTACGATGTCGCCTTCAACGG GCTGATGCTACAGGCGAGTGAGCCCTTCTGCTTGGAGCGTCTGCAGGGGCTCGTGAGGAAGGGCCTGTGGGAGGATGCCATCGACTACCTTGATGGCTTCCTGCCTGCCGGCCCCAGGAGCCTCCACGCCCACGCCTTCCGCAACTTCCTCTTGATGCACCACTACTTGGCCAGCATCGCCGCCGGGGATGAGTCCGCCATGGACAAGCTCCGGGCCCACCATTGGATGCAACACGTCGTTGATGCCTGGAAAACGAAAGCGAACCACACATTTCCTCGTGTCATGGCCCAAGCCCTGCTCTCGTCGGAGCAGCTCCG GGCGTCCATGGACTGGGATGGAGTGAGGAGGGAGGCTGCGTACATCCTCTCCAGGTTAGCTTCGAGGACCCCAGAGCTCAACAGGCCGCTCACATTGCCGACTTGCTACACCAAGCCGCACCAAGTGCTTCCCATTGACGTTGCCTCTGG ATtgtgcaggcggcggcgcgtgAAGGAACAGCGTCCCCATCTACAACCAGCTGCTGTTGCCAGGGCCATCCTTTTCAGGGGGAG TCAGCGTTACACAAGatctctagccaactcaagtttcG AATTcattgagaatgcaaaggaatggTTTGCGACTATCATGG ATGAAAGCTTACGAGCTGGTTCAG GTGCTCCTGTTGCTCCAGTTTCACTGATAAGTCCTGCTAAAAGTTCTGGTACCTCGTCATTGACAAATGCAG AGATAACCAAATTATGCATCAAGGGACTGTATGCACCATTGTTACTAATACTCGATGGCCTCG GTGCTCCTGTTTCTTCAGTGTGCCAGACTCTGAACATGACAAGAGACGCTGAAAACTATGGTATCTCATCAGTGACAAGTCCAG GCCCAGAAAAGAGTCAAGAAGGTGCCTGCGGTGGTTTCAATCCCAGAAAGAATCCACGGGCAGAATTGGCAACTATTGATGAATATTTGGATTCAAAAAGGCAACGTACTACTGGGACTTTTGGGGAAGCAAGTATG GTGCCGGTGAATGAAGTTTGGGCTGAAGCTCACTAG
- the LOC123128238 gene encoding uncharacterized protein isoform X4 — MCSQAPKSLDLDLDLDPSPVPRSLDLDPESQPCPGVTTTAELPDEAENPCLSRFRHRRLLAFLSRQRYDVAFNGLMLQASEPFCLERLQGLVRKGLWEDAIDYLDGFLPAGPRSLHAHAFRNFLLMHHYLASIAAGDESAMDKLRAHHWMQHVVDAWKTKANHTFPRVMAQALLSSEQLRASMDWDGVRREAAYILSRLASRTPELNRPLTLPTCYTKPHQVLPIDVASGLCRRRRVKEQRPHLQPAAVARAILFRGSQRYTRSLANSSFEFIENAKEWFATIMDESLRAGSGKATSLLQQIMKEGAPVAPVSLISPAKSSGTSSLTNAVLAGAPVSSVCQTLNMTRDAENYGISSVTSPGPEKSQEGACGGFNPRKNPRAELATIDEYLDSKRQRTTGTFGEASMVPVNEVWAEAH, encoded by the exons ATGTGCTCCCAAGCCCCCAAATCCCTAGACCTAGACCTCGACCTCGACCCCTCCCCAGTCCCCAGATCCCTAGACCTCGACCCCGAATCCCAACCCTGCCCCGGCGTGACGACGACGGCCGAGCTCCCCGACGAAGCGGAGAACCCCTGCTTGTCGCGGTTTCGCCACCGGCGACTCCTCGCCTTCCTCTCGCGCCAGCGCTACGATGTCGCCTTCAACGG GCTGATGCTACAGGCGAGTGAGCCCTTCTGCTTGGAGCGTCTGCAGGGGCTCGTGAGGAAGGGCCTGTGGGAGGATGCCATCGACTACCTTGATGGCTTCCTGCCTGCCGGCCCCAGGAGCCTCCACGCCCACGCCTTCCGCAACTTCCTCTTGATGCACCACTACTTGGCCAGCATCGCCGCCGGGGATGAGTCCGCCATGGACAAGCTCCGGGCCCACCATTGGATGCAACACGTCGTTGATGCCTGGAAAACGAAAGCGAACCACACATTTCCTCGTGTCATGGCCCAAGCCCTGCTCTCGTCGGAGCAGCTCCG GGCGTCCATGGACTGGGATGGAGTGAGGAGGGAGGCTGCGTACATCCTCTCCAGGTTAGCTTCGAGGACCCCAGAGCTCAACAGGCCGCTCACATTGCCGACTTGCTACACCAAGCCGCACCAAGTGCTTCCCATTGACGTTGCCTCTGG ATtgtgcaggcggcggcgcgtgAAGGAACAGCGTCCCCATCTACAACCAGCTGCTGTTGCCAGGGCCATCCTTTTCAGGGGGAG TCAGCGTTACACAAGatctctagccaactcaagtttcG AATTcattgagaatgcaaaggaatggTTTGCGACTATCATGG ATGAAAGCTTACGAGCTGGTTCAGGTAAAGCGACTTCCCTGCTCCAACAAATTATGAAGGAAG GTGCTCCTGTTGCTCCAGTTTCACTGATAAGTCCTGCTAAAAGTTCTGGTACCTCGTCATTGACAAATGCAG TCCTTGCAGGTGCTCCTGTTTCTTCAGTGTGCCAGACTCTGAACATGACAAGAGACGCTGAAAACTATGGTATCTCATCAGTGACAAGTCCAG GCCCAGAAAAGAGTCAAGAAGGTGCCTGCGGTGGTTTCAATCCCAGAAAGAATCCACGGGCAGAATTGGCAACTATTGATGAATATTTGGATTCAAAAAGGCAACGTACTACTGGGACTTTTGGGGAAGCAAGTATG GTGCCGGTGAATGAAGTTTGGGCTGAAGCTCACTAG
- the LOC123128238 gene encoding uncharacterized protein isoform X1, translating to MCSQAPKSLDLDLDLDPSPVPRSLDLDPESQPCPGVTTTAELPDEAENPCLSRFRHRRLLAFLSRQRYDVAFNGLMLQASEPFCLERLQGLVRKGLWEDAIDYLDGFLPAGPRSLHAHAFRNFLLMHHYLASIAAGDESAMDKLRAHHWMQHVVDAWKTKANHTFPRVMAQALLSSEQLRASMDWDGVRREAAYILSRLASRTPELNRPLTLPTCYTKPHQVLPIDVASGLCRRRRVKEQRPHLQPAAVARAILFRGSQRYTRSLANSSFEFIENAKEWFATIMDESLRAGSGKATSLLQQIMKEGAPVAPVSLISPAKSSGTSSLTNAEITKLCIKGLYAPLLLILDGLGAPVSSVCQTLNMTRDAENYGISSVTSPGPEKSQEGACGGFNPRKNPRAELATIDEYLDSKRQRTTGTFGEASMVPVNEVWAEAH from the exons ATGTGCTCCCAAGCCCCCAAATCCCTAGACCTAGACCTCGACCTCGACCCCTCCCCAGTCCCCAGATCCCTAGACCTCGACCCCGAATCCCAACCCTGCCCCGGCGTGACGACGACGGCCGAGCTCCCCGACGAAGCGGAGAACCCCTGCTTGTCGCGGTTTCGCCACCGGCGACTCCTCGCCTTCCTCTCGCGCCAGCGCTACGATGTCGCCTTCAACGG GCTGATGCTACAGGCGAGTGAGCCCTTCTGCTTGGAGCGTCTGCAGGGGCTCGTGAGGAAGGGCCTGTGGGAGGATGCCATCGACTACCTTGATGGCTTCCTGCCTGCCGGCCCCAGGAGCCTCCACGCCCACGCCTTCCGCAACTTCCTCTTGATGCACCACTACTTGGCCAGCATCGCCGCCGGGGATGAGTCCGCCATGGACAAGCTCCGGGCCCACCATTGGATGCAACACGTCGTTGATGCCTGGAAAACGAAAGCGAACCACACATTTCCTCGTGTCATGGCCCAAGCCCTGCTCTCGTCGGAGCAGCTCCG GGCGTCCATGGACTGGGATGGAGTGAGGAGGGAGGCTGCGTACATCCTCTCCAGGTTAGCTTCGAGGACCCCAGAGCTCAACAGGCCGCTCACATTGCCGACTTGCTACACCAAGCCGCACCAAGTGCTTCCCATTGACGTTGCCTCTGG ATtgtgcaggcggcggcgcgtgAAGGAACAGCGTCCCCATCTACAACCAGCTGCTGTTGCCAGGGCCATCCTTTTCAGGGGGAG TCAGCGTTACACAAGatctctagccaactcaagtttcG AATTcattgagaatgcaaaggaatggTTTGCGACTATCATGG ATGAAAGCTTACGAGCTGGTTCAGGTAAAGCGACTTCCCTGCTCCAACAAATTATGAAGGAAG GTGCTCCTGTTGCTCCAGTTTCACTGATAAGTCCTGCTAAAAGTTCTGGTACCTCGTCATTGACAAATGCAG AGATAACCAAATTATGCATCAAGGGACTGTATGCACCATTGTTACTAATACTCGATGGCCTCG GTGCTCCTGTTTCTTCAGTGTGCCAGACTCTGAACATGACAAGAGACGCTGAAAACTATGGTATCTCATCAGTGACAAGTCCAG GCCCAGAAAAGAGTCAAGAAGGTGCCTGCGGTGGTTTCAATCCCAGAAAGAATCCACGGGCAGAATTGGCAACTATTGATGAATATTTGGATTCAAAAAGGCAACGTACTACTGGGACTTTTGGGGAAGCAAGTATG GTGCCGGTGAATGAAGTTTGGGCTGAAGCTCACTAG
- the LOC123128238 gene encoding uncharacterized protein isoform X2: MCSQAPKSLDLDLDLDPSPVPRSLDLDPESQPCPGVTTTAELPDEAENPCLSRFRHRRLLAFLSRQRYDVAFNGLMLQASEPFCLERLQGLVRKGLWEDAIDYLDGFLPAGPRSLHAHAFRNFLLMHHYLASIAAGDESAMDKLRAHHWMQHVVDAWKTKANHTFPRVMAQALLSSEQLRASMDWDGVRREAAYILSRLASRTPELNRPLTLPTCYTKPHQVLPIDVASGRRRVKEQRPHLQPAAVARAILFRGSQRYTRSLANSSFEFIENAKEWFATIMDESLRAGSGKATSLLQQIMKEGAPVAPVSLISPAKSSGTSSLTNAEITKLCIKGLYAPLLLILDGLGAPVSSVCQTLNMTRDAENYGISSVTSPGPEKSQEGACGGFNPRKNPRAELATIDEYLDSKRQRTTGTFGEASMVPVNEVWAEAH; the protein is encoded by the exons ATGTGCTCCCAAGCCCCCAAATCCCTAGACCTAGACCTCGACCTCGACCCCTCCCCAGTCCCCAGATCCCTAGACCTCGACCCCGAATCCCAACCCTGCCCCGGCGTGACGACGACGGCCGAGCTCCCCGACGAAGCGGAGAACCCCTGCTTGTCGCGGTTTCGCCACCGGCGACTCCTCGCCTTCCTCTCGCGCCAGCGCTACGATGTCGCCTTCAACGG GCTGATGCTACAGGCGAGTGAGCCCTTCTGCTTGGAGCGTCTGCAGGGGCTCGTGAGGAAGGGCCTGTGGGAGGATGCCATCGACTACCTTGATGGCTTCCTGCCTGCCGGCCCCAGGAGCCTCCACGCCCACGCCTTCCGCAACTTCCTCTTGATGCACCACTACTTGGCCAGCATCGCCGCCGGGGATGAGTCCGCCATGGACAAGCTCCGGGCCCACCATTGGATGCAACACGTCGTTGATGCCTGGAAAACGAAAGCGAACCACACATTTCCTCGTGTCATGGCCCAAGCCCTGCTCTCGTCGGAGCAGCTCCG GGCGTCCATGGACTGGGATGGAGTGAGGAGGGAGGCTGCGTACATCCTCTCCAGGTTAGCTTCGAGGACCCCAGAGCTCAACAGGCCGCTCACATTGCCGACTTGCTACACCAAGCCGCACCAAGTGCTTCCCATTGACGTTGCCTCTGG gcggcggcgcgtgAAGGAACAGCGTCCCCATCTACAACCAGCTGCTGTTGCCAGGGCCATCCTTTTCAGGGGGAG TCAGCGTTACACAAGatctctagccaactcaagtttcG AATTcattgagaatgcaaaggaatggTTTGCGACTATCATGG ATGAAAGCTTACGAGCTGGTTCAGGTAAAGCGACTTCCCTGCTCCAACAAATTATGAAGGAAG GTGCTCCTGTTGCTCCAGTTTCACTGATAAGTCCTGCTAAAAGTTCTGGTACCTCGTCATTGACAAATGCAG AGATAACCAAATTATGCATCAAGGGACTGTATGCACCATTGTTACTAATACTCGATGGCCTCG GTGCTCCTGTTTCTTCAGTGTGCCAGACTCTGAACATGACAAGAGACGCTGAAAACTATGGTATCTCATCAGTGACAAGTCCAG GCCCAGAAAAGAGTCAAGAAGGTGCCTGCGGTGGTTTCAATCCCAGAAAGAATCCACGGGCAGAATTGGCAACTATTGATGAATATTTGGATTCAAAAAGGCAACGTACTACTGGGACTTTTGGGGAAGCAAGTATG GTGCCGGTGAATGAAGTTTGGGCTGAAGCTCACTAG
- the LOC123128238 gene encoding uncharacterized protein isoform X7, which produces MCSQAPKSLDLDLDLDPSPVPRSLDLDPESQPCPGVTTTAELPDEAENPCLSRFRHRRLLAFLSRQRYDVAFNGLMLQASEPFCLERLQGLVRKGLWEDAIDYLDGFLPAGPRSLHAHAFRNFLLMHHYLASIAAGDESAMDKLRAHHWMQHVVDAWKTKANHTFPRVMAQALLSSEQLRASMDWDGVRREAAYILSRLASRTPELNRPLTLPTCYTKPHQVLPIDVASGLCRRRRVKEQRPHLQPAAVARAILFRGSQRYTRSLANSSFEFIENAKEWFATIMDESLRAGSGAPVAPVSLISPAKSSGTSSLTNAGAPVSSVCQTLNMTRDAENYGISSVTSPGPEKSQEGACGGFNPRKNPRAELATIDEYLDSKRQRTTGTFGEASMVPVNEVWAEAH; this is translated from the exons ATGTGCTCCCAAGCCCCCAAATCCCTAGACCTAGACCTCGACCTCGACCCCTCCCCAGTCCCCAGATCCCTAGACCTCGACCCCGAATCCCAACCCTGCCCCGGCGTGACGACGACGGCCGAGCTCCCCGACGAAGCGGAGAACCCCTGCTTGTCGCGGTTTCGCCACCGGCGACTCCTCGCCTTCCTCTCGCGCCAGCGCTACGATGTCGCCTTCAACGG GCTGATGCTACAGGCGAGTGAGCCCTTCTGCTTGGAGCGTCTGCAGGGGCTCGTGAGGAAGGGCCTGTGGGAGGATGCCATCGACTACCTTGATGGCTTCCTGCCTGCCGGCCCCAGGAGCCTCCACGCCCACGCCTTCCGCAACTTCCTCTTGATGCACCACTACTTGGCCAGCATCGCCGCCGGGGATGAGTCCGCCATGGACAAGCTCCGGGCCCACCATTGGATGCAACACGTCGTTGATGCCTGGAAAACGAAAGCGAACCACACATTTCCTCGTGTCATGGCCCAAGCCCTGCTCTCGTCGGAGCAGCTCCG GGCGTCCATGGACTGGGATGGAGTGAGGAGGGAGGCTGCGTACATCCTCTCCAGGTTAGCTTCGAGGACCCCAGAGCTCAACAGGCCGCTCACATTGCCGACTTGCTACACCAAGCCGCACCAAGTGCTTCCCATTGACGTTGCCTCTGG ATtgtgcaggcggcggcgcgtgAAGGAACAGCGTCCCCATCTACAACCAGCTGCTGTTGCCAGGGCCATCCTTTTCAGGGGGAG TCAGCGTTACACAAGatctctagccaactcaagtttcG AATTcattgagaatgcaaaggaatggTTTGCGACTATCATGG ATGAAAGCTTACGAGCTGGTTCAG GTGCTCCTGTTGCTCCAGTTTCACTGATAAGTCCTGCTAAAAGTTCTGGTACCTCGTCATTGACAAATGCAG GTGCTCCTGTTTCTTCAGTGTGCCAGACTCTGAACATGACAAGAGACGCTGAAAACTATGGTATCTCATCAGTGACAAGTCCAG GCCCAGAAAAGAGTCAAGAAGGTGCCTGCGGTGGTTTCAATCCCAGAAAGAATCCACGGGCAGAATTGGCAACTATTGATGAATATTTGGATTCAAAAAGGCAACGTACTACTGGGACTTTTGGGGAAGCAAGTATG GTGCCGGTGAATGAAGTTTGGGCTGAAGCTCACTAG